In Vitis vinifera cultivar Pinot Noir 40024 chromosome 17, ASM3070453v1, one genomic interval encodes:
- the LOC100259333 gene encoding loganic acid O-methyltransferase, with protein MQIVGEAIVKIVDILKISPSTTIRVADLGCSVGPNTFFAMENILEAIELKCQNQGLDSQIPEFQVFFNDQTSNDFNSLFSSLPPNGRYHSAGVPGSFYSRLFPNHSLHIVHSSFSIQWLSRVPKKVVDRSSPAWNKGRIYYASAADEVVEAYSAQCAEDMARFLQARAQEIADGGLMILIFPARLDGIPHSQFSNNIMFDMLGCCLMDMAQKARNMILQGIVSEEKVDMFNLPLYFISAQELEAIIERNGCFSIEKMEILHPTITAQSLISTPHKGQAISFHIRAATEGLIKAHFGEEILDQLFDSYSRKVEDEYSLIVSAITLNYCAVLKRKTMN; from the exons ATGCAAATTGTCGGTGAGGCAATTGTGAAAATCGTAGACATCCTCAAAATTTCTCCTTCAACCACCATTAGGGTGGCTGATCTGGGTTGTTCAGTTGGGCCTAACACCTTCTTCGCAATGGAAAACATACTAGAAGCTATTGAGCTCAAGTGCCAAAACCAAGGGCTCGATTCTCAAATCCCTGAATTCCAAGTCTTCTTCAATGATCAGACCTCCAATGACTTCAACAGTCTCTTCTCATCCCTCCCTCCCAATGGGCGATATCATTCGGCTGGGGTTCCGGGTTCTTTCTACTCTCGCCTGTTTCCCAATCACTCTCTTCATATTGTTCATTCATCCTTCTCCATTCAGTGGCTTTCAAGAGTGCCGAAGAAGGTGGTGGACAGAAGTTCTCCCGCCTGGAACAAAGGAAGGATCTATTACGCAAGTGCTGCGGATGAAGTTGTTGAGGCCTATTCAGCTCAGTGTGCAGAGGACATGGCACGGTTTTTGCAGGCGAGGGCACAAGAGATTGCAGATGGTGGGTTGATGATTCTAATCTTTCCAGCCCGCCTCGATGGAATTCCGCATTCTCAATTCAGTAACAATATAATGTTCGACATGTTGGGATGTTGCCTCATGGACATGGCCCAAAAGGCAAGGAATATG ATATTGCAGGGAATAGTAAGCGAAGAGAAAGTGGACATGTTTAACTTGCCACTGTATTTCATTTCCGCCCAAGAGCTGGAAGCGATTATAGAGAGAAACGGATGTTTCAGCATTGAGAAAATGGAGATCCTACATCCCACCATAACTGCACAATCGCTTATAAGCACTCCTCATAAAGGCCAAGCGATCTCGTTCCACATACGAGCTGCCACGGAGGGACTCATCAAGGCACATTTTGGAGAGGAGATCCTGGATCAACTCTTTGACTCATATTCTAGAAAGGTCGAAGACGAGTATTCTCTGATTGTGTCTGCGATAACACTAAACTATTGTGCTGTGCTTAAACGCAAAACTATGAattag